In the Quercus lobata isolate SW786 chromosome 5, ValleyOak3.0 Primary Assembly, whole genome shotgun sequence genome, one interval contains:
- the LOC115990161 gene encoding uncharacterized protein LOC115990161, with amino-acid sequence MESIGVLMPIPMNSYLEQELQKRYNLFKLWTAPQKPQFIKEHADSIRAVVGNASAGADAELIEALPRLEIVSSFSVGVDKIDLAKCREKGIRVTNTPDVLTEDVADLAIGLILAVLRRLCESDRYVRSGKWKKGDYKLTTKFSGKTVGIIGLGRIGMAVAKRAEAFNCPICYYTRTEKSDMKYKYYPSVVELASNCQILVVACPLTEETRHIVNREVMNALGPKGVLINIGRGPHVDEPELVSALIEGRLGGAGLDVYEHEPEVPEELFGLENVVLLPHVGSATVETRKDMADLVLGNLEAHFSNKPLLTPLVQILLKNSFDSLAHSSQSQIHHFQNLEKPKSLMESIDVLMLCPMISYLEQELQSRYNVLKLWTAQEKSQFIKDHSATIRAIVGDGGHGADAEMIEALPRLEILSSNSVGVDKIDLEKCREKGIRVTYTPDVLTDEVADLAIGLILAVLRRLCESDRYVRSGKWKKGDFKLTTKFTGKTVGIIGLGRIGMAIAKRAEAFNCPICYYSRTEKPDTKYKYYPSVLELASNCQILVVACSLTAETRHIVNREVMNALGPKGVLINIGRGPHVDEPELVSALVEGRLGGAGLDVYEHEPEVPEELFGLENVVLLPHVGTATVETRKAMADLVVGNLEAHFSNKPLLTPLV; translated from the exons ATGGAATCCATTGGCGTACTCATGCCCATCCCGATGAACTCGTACCTGGAGCAAGAGCTCCAGAAACGCTACAACCTCTTCAAGCTCTGGACCGCTCCGCAGAAGCCGCAGTTCATCAAGGAGCACGCCGACTCGATCCGCGCCGTCGTCGGAAACGCCTCCGCCGGCGCCGATGCCGAGCTGATCGAGGCATTGCCGAGGCTGGAGATCGTGTCGAGCTTCAGCGTCGGAGTGGACAAGATCGACCTCGCGAAGTGCAGGGAGAAGGGGATTAGGGTTACGAACACCCCCGACGTGTTGACCGAAGACGTCGCCGACCTCGCCATCGGGCTCATATTGGCTGTGCTGAGGAGGCTGTGTGAGAGCGACCGGTATGTGAGGAGTGGGAAGTGGAAGAAGGGAGACTACAAGTTGACTACTAAG TTCTCTGGAAAAACAGTTGGTATTATCGGTTTGGGAAGAATTGGAATGGCAGTTGCCAAGAGAGCTGAAGCATTTAACTGCCCAATCTGTTACTATACAAGAACAGAAAAATCAGACATGAAGTACAAATACTATCCTAGTGTTGTTGAGTTAGCCTCCAACTGTCAAATTCTGGTTGTTGCTTGCCCACTGACAGAAGAAACCAGGCATATCGTCAATCGTGAAGTCATGAATGCATTGGGTCCAAAGGGTGTTCTTATCAACATTGGGAGGGGCCCTCACGTGGATGAACCAGAGCTGGTATCTGCATTGATTGAAGGCCGGTTAGGTGGGGCTGGTCTTGATGTGTATGAACATGAGCCTGAAGTACCTGAGGAACTCTTTGGTCTTGAAAATGTAGTCCTCTTGCCTCATGTTGGAAGTGCCACAGTGGAAACTCGAAAGGACATGGCTGACCTTGTGCTTGGAAACCTTGAGGCTCACTTTTCGAACAAACCCCTGTTAACTCCATTGGTA caaatccTTCTAAAAAACTCGTTCGATTCTCTTGCTCACAGCTCACAATCACAAATACACCATTTCCAAAACCTTGAGAAACCCAAATCCTTAATGGAATCCATTGACGTATTGATGCTGTGCCCGATGATCTCGTACCTGGAGCAAGAGCTCCAGAGTCGCTACAATGTGCTCAAGCTCTGGACGGCCCAGGAGAAGTCACAGTTCATCAAGGACCACTCCGCCACCATCCGGGCCATCGTCGGAGACGGAGGCCACGGCGCCGACGCCGAGATGATCGAGGCGCTGCCGAGGCTGGAGATCCTGTCGAGCAACAGCGTCGGCGTGGACAAGATCGACCTCGAGAAGTGCAGGGAGAAGGGGATCAGGGTTACGTACACCCCCGACGTGTTGACCGATGAAGTCGCCGACCTCGCCATTGGGCTCATATTGGCTGTGCTGAGGAGGCTCTGCGAGAGCGATCGGTACGTGAGGAGTGGGAAGTGGAAGAAAGGGGACTTCAAGTTGACTACTaag TTCACTGGAAAAACAGTTGGTATTATCGGTTTGGGAAGAATTGGGATGGCAATTGCCAAGAGAGCTGAAGCATTTAACTGCCCAATCTGTTACTATTCAAGAACAGAAAAACCAGACACAAAGTACAAATACTATCCAAGTGTGCTTGAATTAGCCTCAAACTGTCAAATTCTGGTTGTTGCTTGCTCGCTGACAGCAGAAACCCGGCACATTGTCAATCGTGAAGTCATGAATGCATTGGGTCCGAAGGGTGTTCTCATCAACATCGGGAGGGGCCCTCACGTCGACGAACCAGAGCTGGTATCTGCATTGGTTGAAGGCCGGTTAGGTGGGGCTGGTCTTGATGTGTATGAACATGAGCCTGAAGTACCTGAGGAACTCTTTGGTCTTGAAAATGTAGTCCTCTTGCCTCACGTTGGAACTGCCACAGTGGAAACTCGGAAGGCCATGGCTGACCTTGTGGTTGGAAATTTGGAGGCTCACTTTTCGAATAAACCCCTATTAACTCCACTGGTTTGA